Proteins encoded in a region of the Cygnus olor isolate bCygOlo1 chromosome 4, bCygOlo1.pri.v2, whole genome shotgun sequence genome:
- the LOC121069336 gene encoding LOW QUALITY PROTEIN: alpha-fetoprotein (The sequence of the model RefSeq protein was modified relative to this genomic sequence to represent the inferred CDS: deleted 1 base in 1 codon), producing the protein MIMFAQYVQGSTFTKAVKMAEAVTDLAKRCAAADGDNPDCLKPLKQGSECWFKFSESWTVCSKTISLQSLSWHNSSYQRMTYHLCFRGQSDIHCSQSRRKEKERNYTFMQVRACWVNKSPQKAHKSKMECSHASPFFNFSQDKIFLDTICQEENLPRFTDCCAKKDPERNDCFLSLKNSSRAFISPFERPNAEAACKNYSQNQHSLTGYFIYEVSRRHPFLYAPTILSVAIHYDEMMKDCCRSAENPIHNLEECFRRQAPKVVKPVREDGLRQEHTCGILKKFGERTIKALKLAQISQKFPKADFVTVSKLVMDIANMHKDCCRGDMLECMHDREEILHYVCTNQDIISSKIKKCCEKPLLQRSECIINAENDDKPANLSPHVREFIEDKGTCERFAQEKDTHLARFLYEYSRRHPEFSAQMLLRIGKGYEDLLDECCKTGSPQDCCSRGEEELKKHIYETESVMKTSCDIYKEKGDYYFQNELLMSFTKKMPQLTSAELIKFTKQMTTIGSKCCQLSQDKLLPCAEENLDLVLGEICRRHLTNPINPGVCHCCSSSYALRRPCMGKLEIDENYVPLSLTPGLFTFHEDLCTTEEEKLQHKKQEMLINLIKYKPQITQEQLTSVTAAFTAMREQCCKEENHEACFEKEGPELIKRSEKMLSA; encoded by the exons ATGATCATGTTTGCTCAGTATGTGCAAGGAAGCACATTCACCAAAGCAGTTAAAATGGCTGAAGCTGTAACGGACCTTGCCAAAAGGTGCGCTGCTGCAGATGGAGACAACCCAGATTGTCTGAAGCCTTTG AAACAAGGGTCTGAATGTTGGTTTAAGTTCAGTGAAAGCTGGACAGTGTGTTCCAAAACCATTTCACTTCAAAGTCTATCTTGGCATAATAGTAGCTATCAGAGAATGACATATCATTTATGTTTTAGAGGTCAGTCTGACATTCATTGCAGtcaaagcaggaggaaagaaaaagagagaaactatACATTTATGCAAGTGAGGGCTTGTTGGGTTAACAAGTCTCCCCAGAAAGCTCACAAGAGTAAAATGGAATGCTCACATGCAtcacctttttttaatttttcacaggACAAGATTTTCCTCGATACGATATGCCAGGAGGAAAATCTTCCCAGGTTTACTGACTGCTGTGCTAAAAAGGACCCTGAAAGAAATGATTGCTTCCTCTCCCTTAAAAATTCATCAAGAgcattcatttctccttttgaaagGCCAAATGCTGAAGCTGCCTGCAAaaattattcacagaatcaACATTCGTTAACAGGata TTTCATCTACGAGGTTTCCAGAAGGCATCCTTTCCTCTATGCCCCAACAATCCTTTCTGTTGCTATCCATTATGATGAGATGATGAAGGACTGCTGTAGAAGTGCCGAAAACCCCATTCATAACCTGGAGGAATGCTTTCGGAGACAG GCGCCAAAGGTAGTGAAGCCAGTCAGAGAAGATGGCCTGAGGCAGGAACACACATGTGGAATTCTGAAGAAGTTTGGAGAAAGGACCATAAAGGCTCT GAAACTTGCTCAGATAAGCCAGAAATTTCCTAAAGCTGATTTTGTTACTGTTAGCAAACTTGTGATGGATATTGCTAACATGCACAAGGACTGCTGTCGTGGAGATATGCTGGAGTGTATGCATGATAGg GAAGAGATTCTACACTATGTCTGCACCAACCAAGACATCATatcaagtaaaattaaaaagtgctgTGAAAAGCCACTGTTACAAAGAAGTGAATGCATaattaatgcagaaaatgaCGACAAACCTGCAAACTTGTCCCCCCATGTCAGGGAGTTTATAGAAGACAAAGGAACATGTGAACGCTTTGCTCAGGAAAAAGATACCCACTTAGCCAG GTTTCTCTATGAATATTCCAGAAGACACCCTGAATTTTCTGCTCAAATGCTTTTAAGAATCGGTAAAGGATATGAGGACCTACTGGATGAGTGCTGCAAAACTGGTTCTCCACAagactgctgcagcagaggg gaagaagagctgaagaaacaCATTTATGAAACGGAAAGTGTGATGAAAACAAGCTGTGACATTTACAAGGAAAAAGGAGACTACTATTTCCAAAACGA GCTTCTCATGAGCTTCACCAAGAAGATGCCTCAGCTAACATCTGCAGAGCTAATAAAATTCACCAAACAAATGACTACAATTGGCTCCAAATGCTGCCAGTTAAGCCAGGACAAGCTATTGCCTTGTGCTGAAGAAAAC CTGGATCTTGTGCTTGGAGAAATATGTAGAAGACACCTAACCAACCCAATAAACCCTGGTGTT TGCCACTGCTGTAGTAGCTCCTACGCTCTTAGGAGGCCATGCATGGGGAAACTAGAAATTGATGAGAATTATGTGCCCTTATCATTGACTCCTGGTCTGTTCACTTTCCACGAAGACTTGTGTAcgacagaagaagaaaagttacaGCACAAGAAGCAGGA aatGCTCATCAACCTCATCAAATACAAGCCCCAGATCACACAGGAACAGCTGACCTCCGTCACTGCGGCTTTTACTGCCATGAGGGAACAGtgctgcaaagaagaaaaccatGAAGCATGTTTTGAGAAAGAg ggtccGGAACTtataaaaagaagtgaaaaaatgttgtCAGCATAA